The DNA region CCACCACTCTCTCCACCTTCTGAGGTTgactgagggaggaggatgagatggAGAGATGAAGGTGTATGAACGAAGAAGCACCAGGTGAAAAGCGGTGGGTGGTGGGTGAGATTGggtcagacagagagacacgaCTCGAAGTCTGTGTCAGTTCAGCACCTTAGTCTTCGTCTCTGTGGCATCTGCTGGTCCAGGTCTCTCTGCTGTCGCTCCTCTCTCGTCATGCCTTTATAGTTCGATGTCAATCCGAAGATGGGCCGCGACCACTCGTCTGCACAGAGTGATGCTCATCATCAGCGTtggcgctcacacacagacacatgcagtaCTTGACCCCTGGCAACCTTAGCTGCTCTCCTGGCGAGTGTTTTGCGGCTCTTACTGATCAGTTTGAGAGCGAGGTCTTTGTTGGACCGGGACTCTTTGGGATGTTTGTACAGGAACATGATAGCCCGTCCGATCCCACTGTGCTTCAGAGTCTCCTGACTCACACTGGGCAGCTGCACAGAGACACGGTGAAAACCCCAAaccagtgctgctgctttaaaccCACACTCAGCCTTACACGTACCTCCTGGAGGATCCTTAGCAGCTCCTCTCGGATTCTCAGAGCCGGCAGCGATTTGTCTGGGAGTGGACTAATCCACTCTTTTATGGCCGACATTACTCCACTGTCGATGAACGTCTCCTttaagtcctgtctgtgggAACAATAACACAACGAAGCTCAAAGATGGACTAAAGCAAAAGATATGACAGATTACGGATATGTTGATTGTACTGTGAGATCTGGTTGTAGCTGTTGGAAACAGTGAATACATGTGTATGTACTGTTCATACATTTCAGAAATAAGGAGAACGTACATCAGTAACATCTCACTCATTTACAGGAGGAGATTTTAAGCCAATTTGAAAGACCACAGTAACAGTAAAGCCTGAGATGTGAGAGTGGTAACTGGTAGCAGCAGCTCTTACTTCTTCAGGTGCATGACGACTTGTGGCAGCAGAGTCAGTTTCTTCAGCGCAGGCTTCTTCTGACTGTTCAGCGTTCGGTCCTCCTGTAAGAAATGCACAGAGTCAACACAAGGTGAGCGACGCAGAGCGGAGCCGGGCTCTTGTTGTGGTGAGCGGACCTCGGCAGCCTCGTTCATCTTGGTGATCATGGCGCTGACCAAGTCGTCAGCGTCACTGATAAAGGTCCCGCCGTCGCGATGCCGTCTCTTCCTGTTGTTCATGGCTTTCCTCTTGGCGAGCATGATGTCGAAGTCGGACATGAAGCTGGTGCTGGACACAGTTTAGGATGACAACTTTGAACAGGCAGGTGAAATAGGTCATTTCTTCATAAGACAGAAAGACATAAAAGCACACAGAGCAGCCGTCAAGGTTTAAAACTGCTCTTTTACTACATTCACAAAAcatgtttcattattatttgaTGGATTTGACTCGTTGAAGacttaaacaacaaacagctgatcaacttAAAAATGACCTTCCTTTAAATAACCACTTACTCTTGGCCGCTACGGTCGACTCCCTCGTCAGAGTCGGagtcctcctccatctgctgcttctccttcgtcTCCTTTTTCTCAGCCTCCAGATCTTCCTGGTTGAATCCCTGCAGGAGGAGTCAGAGTCAGTGGCACCAGGTGCTTCTCCATCAGCTGCATCTGTGTGTATTAAAGCAACATGAGACGCTCACCGtgaactcttcctcctcttcatctccagACTCTCCAAAAATATCAGCAATCATTTTCCTGCAAGAAATCAAGTCAAAAGTTAAAAAGGAGCAGCTTGtagagttttcttttttatagGTTCTGTGAAACATTTAGGATTTCTAAATTGTGACTGTATTTCATTAGTTATTACAGTTAACTCTAGACTAAAAGGATCAATTAACCTTCAGTTATTTTGATTCCCTGACTTTCACAGACGATGAGCATCCCATAAAAGCCCAgcctggtcctgatgctgcatTGGCCAAGAGTTTGTATCTTGGCTTGGCTCTGTGTACTCCAGTACTCACTCTTCCTCGTCGCCATCTCCAGATTCGCTGTCGCTGCCAAACAGCGCCTTCTCGTCCTTTTCTCCGGCCGCAGCCTTCGCAGTGTCTTCCTCACTTTCGCTGGCTGAGCCGAGCTCCCTCAGTTTGGCGGCCAGACTCTTATCGGGACCACCTGAAGCCCCGTCGCTGTCTGTGTCCTCGTCATCAGACACCGCGCGACTCCTCTTCACCACTGACggtcacagaaaacacagttagtgttgtgtttgtggcagcGATGGGTAggcctgacacacacgcacacactattCATTGAGCCGCGTTGTCATCATACCTGGCTTATCTCGCTTCtcatcgtcctcatcctcactgtcaGACAGAATGGCTTTCTTGCGCTTTACTGCATCCCGgcacaaaagaaaaacacattaccAACACATTAACCAAGCTTTGGTCTGAGGGTTCATCAGAGGGATGGACATCACAATGACGCTAAaagggtctgggtctgggtctgcaCCTGGCTTCTCGTCATCGCTGTCATCTTTCTGCTCACTCTgctcctgcgtctgctgctCTCCATCACTTCCCGCTGCAGCTTTCTtcgtctcttcctcctcatcgtcactgtcagactgcatcacagacttCCATTTGCTTCCTCCACCCTCGCCCTCCTTCTCACTGGCAGCGGCCTGTGCTGAGTCGCGCCTGCCCGGTGTCTCTGTGTCAGAGTCACTGTCAGCATTGGACCGGTAGCTGGGGGACACCGCAGGCTTCGCATCCTCGTTCTCGGACTCGCTATCTGCTGACGCTTTGGGCCTgttctccccctcttcctccatgTCCGAGCTGTTCCCCCTCTGTTTTGGAGGAGACAGCCCCTCCCCATCCTCGTAGTCTGAACTTCTACGTCTGATGGGCGACTCGTCCTCATTGTCTGAACCACTCCTACCAGTCCTGCGTTTGACCGGGGACTCGTCGTCACTGTATTCCAGACGAGGAGCCTCCACCTCCGAGTCACTTTTGTCGTTGCCGTCGTGGCCCCTGGGGGCCTCGCCGTCTGAGTCGCTGTCGGCCCTTCTGTGGTCCTCGTTGTCTGAGCCACTGGCCGCACCGCTGGCCTCCATGGTGTGTGGACCCTCCTCATCATTGCTGCCGTCATCCTGTTAGGAAAAACACGCCCGAGTCTGTAGTTGTGAAATGAGCCACGGTGTGAATTCAAAGTCACCATAAAGGAGTTTGAGGGAACAGAACCTTCGAGTCATTTAGAGGAAGAAGACAAAAGCAGACTTTACTGTGACAGTAGCctcagtctgacctcagagtgaTGCCTGtcgctcctcatctcctccccgTCTGACGCTGGGTGCTCATCCTGAACCGGGGTCCCGCCTCCATCATCTGCAGAAAGATACGCTGACACTATTACACAGATCTGACTTCACTCAGACATGAGGCGCAAACGTGGTTTCGGTGGCTGGAGTTCATCCGCGTATCAGCGCCTTCAGAGTGAGGCTGCTCCATCAAAGGCGTGTGAAACAGAAACCTCTGTCCTGCTGCCATCACACGCGTCGTCACTTTCACGAACCGTGGGCACAGCCCAGGTATGAAGGGAAAAGCCGATAATAAAGAACAAATGTCTTCTGAGGTCATTTTCTATTTAGGGAAACGCTCAACACTCGCCTCGTTCGTTGCGGTGGGTCAGCAGGTCGAAGCCAGAAAGCTGCTTATGACcgaaacactaacacacacgaATAAGGTGATGCTAGCGGAGTGGAGCAGGTTCGCATATGGACCCACCTGGCAAAGCATTACACCACGTTCCTACGCTTTCCTGAAGATTAATGTGAGACGCAGGGCCTCCATTCGTCTAAACACGTAGACGGCTGTTACTGCCTCATGTGTGCGGCCCTAAACATAAGCTGAGATCCGGTTCTGGTGAGTACCGGGATCTTTTGCCTCCACTTGACCTGATTCGTgagaaacaaagcacaacaacagtTTACCGAAGCGGGTTCCGGACATGAAGTCGTCATCTTCTCCGTCCATGTCGAAGACGAAGACAGCTTCGGGCTCGGGTTCGGGTCCGAATTCGCGAAAACTCTcgttctgtgtttttgtttaagaTGAGGAAAAATAGCCCAGAAAGTGAAACAAAGTAACACTGCGTCGTCGAAGCTAGCAACCACTGAAAACCCAAGATCCAAAATGGAGGTACCACAGTCATTTGCGCACGCGGTCGCGTGGTAATGACGTAACGTTGAATAAACTTTATTAATACCTATTAATTATTACAACTTAACTGTATTCTTACAGTTGTTTATGGCATTTTGGCCACGAGGTCGTACGTATGAAACTCAAACTTTAATAATCAATATTGAGTATGTTTAGTAATGTTGTATAACTTATACATACATATTTCTTTGGGGCTTTTTTATTCTGACGTCACTGATACGCGACACAGTTGGTGAAGGATCCACGCGTGTTTTCGGGAACAGCCCCAAAGTTTAAGTTAAATTCCTTGCTTTGGTGATGGAGGACCGCAGCCGGCTTTGCTCCGTGTGGTTGGGCTCGGAGACCGGGATTCTGAAAGGGGTCAGTGTGTCCCGGAAACAGGCCTTCAACTTCTGCAACACGAGCCAGCTGAGCCGCGACCAGGAGGTCCGCGCGTTGTGCTGGGGCGACGCTGCCGAGAGCGAGCTGCTGGTCGGTTCCGTAGACGGGACCGTGAAAACCTTCAGCGTCGAGAAGGGCGTATTCACAGAGACCCGGCGCTGCGGGGAGACCGCGGACGGCTGCTTCACTGGGCTGGCCACGCTCGGCGACTCTGCCTTGGTCACTTGCGGGGAGTGCGGGACGGTGCGGGTCTGGAGGGAGGACCGCAGTGAGGCCGTGATGGAGCTTAACGCGGGGAAGAACGTGTGCAGGATGCGTCAAAACCCGGTACACCGGCACAAAGTGGCCACGGGCGGGAAGGAGAACGGACTGAAAATGTGGGATCTGGAACGACCCGAGAAACCCGTGTTCACCGCAAAAAATCTGCGGGACGATTGGCTCGATCTGCGGCGTCCGCATTGGGTTAGAGACGTGGGCTTTATCCCGGACTCCGACAAAATGGTCACGTGCACAGGTTACCACCAGGTGAGTGTCGCGTCTGTTTACGCTCAAATCACCAGAAAGTTCATACTGCTACTCTTGCAACATGTTGGCAACAATCAGTTCATATTAACTCTTAGAACTTGCTCTTGTTACTGTAGATTTGGATCATTTCAAGTTATCGAAAGATTAATTCACATTTAACAAGTCTCAGACGTTCACTGTCACTTGTTTGTCATTATCTGAAGCCAGTGCGGAACCGATTTAGAAAGTCCAggtcctgcttcctgttctgatgtgtctgtgtggatgttCTGTGTTAGGTCCACGTGTTTGACCCATCGTCCCCCCAGCGGCGCCCGGTCCTGGAGGCCGAGTACGGCGAGTACCCACTCACCGCGTTGTCTCTGCCCGCTGCTGGGAACACAGTGGTGGTTGGAAACACCCATGGCCAGATCGCTGTGCTGGACCTGAGGAAGGGTCTGGTCCGTGGCTGTCTCAAGGGACTGGCCGGGGGGGTGCGGGGACTGCAGTGCCACCCCTCGCAGCCAGTAGTGGCATCCTGCGGCCTGGACCGCTTCCTCCGCATCCACGCCCTGGAGGACCGCAAAGTGCAGCACAAAGTCTACCTCAAGTCCCGGCTCAACTGCCTGCTGTTGGCCAGCCGGGACCTGGAGGACGGAGGGGGGGTGACCGAGCAGGGGGAGTCCCAggtggtgaaggaggaggaggacgagctgtGGGACGCAATGGAACAGGTGCAGGATGTGCAGAAGAGGAAAACCGATGACGAGGAGCAGCCCcaagagaagaggagcaggaaaggTCAAGACTGAGAGGCGTTTAAGGTGTAGCCTGAGTGTGGGACATTTGAACACACTGACTCATCATATGGTCACTTGTATCATTCTCTCACTGTTAATTGAAGGTCAAATCTCTACAAATAAAATCAGTTCTAATAATATCTTCAGTCATGTCTTGTTGACGTTTTTATGTAACATTTAGTGTTTTTCAGTTTATTAGCTTACAGTACATTAGATAAATATAACAGTGATAGGAGATATTGCGACCtgaaatttgttttttacagcaAACAGACTTTTCTCTGTTTCAACTTGAGTTTTAGAAACAGTTACAGAttttgcaaaaagaaaaaatccaTCACAGCAGTTAATTTTTAACTTGTGTTGTTGCTACTACCTAATCAGAAGCACAGCGGAGgataaatagtaataaaatccttcctGAGTTCAGCAACAGTGGAACAGAAAACTATCACTGTGTCACAGTGGGCAGATGTGACCAGATGTgcagtttaataaaaacaagtgAAGCACGAACACTGGCTGACTTTAATATCACTTTACTGCTGAATTATAGTTTAATCCCTAGAAAGTTGTTAATTTAGAAATATTCAAGTAAGAGCTTCTATTTCAACTTGTATctcaaaatattttaacttttaCCCTTATGAATGTGTTCTTATGGTATTTTATAGATAGTAATACCCAGCAAGGCTGGAACTGACAGAACCTAAAACCTGCTGAATCTGGTACAAATCACTGACATTCATCAGCACGTCTTCATACATTTTATTAAGCAGTAGCTTCACATTAGTAACAGACTGGGAAATGTGTTTTTAGAAATGATGGATTAAACCTGAGGCAGAAATCAAACCTGCCAGCCTGAACTCAGGAGAGAAAAGCTTCCAGGACAGGATGTTGAGATCAAACAGCTTCCTGGCAGGTTTGAGGTTCTAACAGCCTGGGTGGTCATTTGTTCCAGTAGGAACAAGCAGCATTGGGAGATGGAGCTCAACTATGTTGGTCCACTTCAGTCTGATAAAAAGAAACCCTGTTTTAACCACAGGCCTTAAGCTGGAAATGTGGTTACATCCCATAAGAAACATGAAACACTtcaaaatattgtaaataaCAGGTAACAGCAGCTACAGTTTGAATCCTTTTCTGAGCACATGGTTAAAGGCTACAAACGCTGAGCCACACTCAGTTCCCTCCTCCCATTACAGATCACTGTCCAGGGAACCAGGGCTGAGCAATGCGATCCAGTGACAGTCATGCTTCCAAAGCAGCCAATGGACACTGAAAAAGAAGGAGCCGCGTCCAACAGGGGGCGCTACACTACACTGAGAACCCTGTAACCACAGCAGATGAGAGGCAGACACATTAAATCAGCGGAGGAGCAGAATCATACATGCATCTATTCCTTTGCTGTATTAGCATCACTCCTGGCTCGTTTCAGTACATGCACTGGTTATAAAGGCTGACCTCTACTGTGACCAAGGATTAATAAACCTCTATATGATGAATAAAGTCATTTTTGACAGAGCTTCTGCAGGACTTTTCTTTCTTACTCggtgtacatacatacatactcgTTCAGCTAGTTGGAGTATGAAAGCTTTATCTGGCTGCTGAACTTAATTTTGgtaatttatttgttatttggaGTAAAAATCTTTTAAAACCTGTCtaataaaaacttttttttcagtaaatgttatttaaatgtttgtggATTCAAATGTAAAGCGTTTGATCAGTGCTTTGACCAGTGAGGACCAAACCACAGGTGTGATAACTAAGACAAAGCATAGCTGCAGTCGTGTTCTAGTAAACACTGCACATTATGTGTAAGCAATATTTACAGGTTAGACAGTCGCTGACTGTTAAAAGCTGCCTGGGGCACTTTGAGTTTCTGTCACCGACATCTTTTCAACCCTGCGCTGGCTGTTGGTGCTCTTTTTTgtgtctcccccctcctcctcctcctctcctcctcggctGAACCGCCGTCTGCTGAGTCTCTCTGGATCGTGTGACGCCATGTTGCTGAAGTCACGGAAGATGTCCTGAAACGTCTCATCGTCCCCTGAGGAATTATACCACATCAGTGTTTGCAGATGCTTGTGAAaggtaaaggtcaaaggtcacagatgTTAGTTGTTGAGGTTTCAAGCATCCGTACCCACGGCTCCAAAGATTCCCTCTGAATCCTTCATCTCTTCATTCATCCTGGCCATCCGCAGTCTGAAACCAATAACACAATCATTGTTCCcttgtcatccatccatcatttcTCTGCGATTCCAGATGCTGTCTGTGAAAGTCAGGATGGGAGAACATGGACCCAGTTCCACCTGAGTTTCACCACATCCACACGCTGAAGTTGACCACAACATCTCACTCAGAAATACACTACAAAACTCACAGAGTGACGATGTCAGCATTCGCTGTTTCCACGGCAATGGCCAACGGGTCCTGTCCGCTCTCATCCACAGCGTATTGATTGGCTCCTCTCTTCAACAACAGACACACCTGTCTACAACAGCCAACAGAAATCACCCAAATCAATTTTTTTCCAGATGTTCAAGGTAACTTCACAACCAGCAGCGACACACATCCTGTGTTACATGTATTGACACCCAGCGGCCCTGACAGCCCCGCGGCCGTGGGTGTGTGGTTACCCGGTGTGGCCCGCAGCGGCCGCGGCGTGCAGCGCCCCACGTCCTCTCAGGTCTCGGTGGTTGACGTTTGCTCCGTTCTGCAGCAGATACTCACAGGCCAGCAGCGAGCCCTGCAGGTCACAGAGACAAACCCAGAACTGACTAACAGCTACAGGTCAGGAAGTCACGTCTGCCTGATCGCCTCCTCACCCCAACGGCTGCTCCAATCAGCGCCGTTCGGCCCTCCTCCTCAGCGATGCTCACATTAACCTGCACCCCTCTGGCCAaagctgctgccatggcaaccagatcTCCCTCCAGAGCAGCCTGATACAGACGCATCCTGGCATTATGCTCTGAAATAAATAAGGTTGTTCATCCTGCTTAAATGTCAATCATGTAAATTGTAGTGAATGCAGATACTGTATATCATCCTGATACCTCACACAGTTTTCTAccactgaagctgaagcttcaCTTCTGTTGATcctcacctgagctgctgttctgcacAAACCTCTTCTCCACATACTTCTCTCTGATCCACGTCTCCTTCTCTGCTCTAAAAGGCAGATAAATGTATCAGGTAACCAGCTCACCTCTGTTTCTACAGCTCTGCACTCACTTACATCTAATGTTTCATCAACATCAATTACTGACAAGCATCTGACACATCAGGCttattctgctgcttctgcccaGTAAAACATCCATCATAGTTTCTGTTGATTCACACATCAGTGCGTCAGGAGAGTTTACCGTGAGCTGCTGGGCCTGGGTTTGACTGGTCCTTCCTCTGAACATCGCGCCTCATAGATTTGGTTCATGACACTATTccctaaaacacacagcagctgaaacgAGAACAGGAGCAGTTTTATATCAGCAGGTGTTCATCCAGAGTTCAGACCTGACCTGAGTGTTTGCCCTACCttcagctgttcagtctcccATGAGTCCAGAGTAAGAGATCGCACCTTGGACAGGTGAACACCCAGACTCCTAGAAACATGATGTCATATTATAAAGAAACTATGGAACCAGCAGCTCTAAACTGAGTTAGACAGTGTGGAGCCTTTATGGTTCAGGTTATGACCCTCTCTCCTACTCACCTGTGGATGCCGGAGCACTCGATGCACATGGTGACTCCCAGGTTCACGGAGGCCCAGCGAGGCTCTTCCTCCCCACAGTCGCAGCACCGCTGGTTCCCAGGGCCGCTGAGGGCCACACCCAGGGCTGGTGGTTTGTGCGTGGGGGGGGCCGGTGAGCTGTTCCCAACACACACCACAGGTGGGGGGTCTTTGGCCTGTGCACAGAATGTATTGTGTTTGACCTCTAATCAATTCACTTGAATTGTCATGAATGCACAAATGCTTTTCCCTTTTTGCAAACCTTTGTGAGCAGAGTGTCTGTCCCTTCCCTGTAGGCCAGGTCAATGCTGCCCTGCAGAGCGCTGAGCCACgcctgcttcagctgctccgaGTCGGCCTGCAGAGCACAGCACCTGACAAAAAGTATCTGTGAGGTGGCTGAATAGAACCAGTTTTAATCTGCAGGTTTTACCAAGAACAGTGCCATTCAGTGTTTACACTGGTGACTTTGGCCTTTTCCATAACATTACAGGAAGTTGTGCAGTATTGGTAATTGAGTTTTCTTCTATAAACGACTGATATGCTCACACAACAATTAAAACGAACTGTTTCATTGGTGATGGTTAACATGGGTCTCACTTctggacagagagcagctcGAAGCAGAAACGTCGGTCAATGTGCTCCAGAGATTTGACAGCGCACAGTCTGAGATCCTCAAACAGAACTACAGCGtcttcctgcagcacagacacagacataaacatgGGGGGGGGTCTCCCAACATCAGTCTGACAGCGAGGAGCTTTACTACTACTTGCTCTCTCTTACCTTGTGTGACTTTTTGTAAAGGAGCTGGTTGTCTCTGATGGAAAACCAGCATCTGAAACCAGTTTGAAAAGTTAAGTGAAGCATTGGTAACACTTTGATGTGACAAACAAATGATTATAGTGTGAGTATCAAACATACTAACACACACTAAATCTCTACCTTTTCCAAGTTTTGGATTTCCTCCTGGATCGTTTGAACAGGTAACCCTGAATGATGTCATCGTTATCAGGGCATGAGCTGGCCAGAAGCTCACCTGAAGCATCCTGAGCCCAAACATGTGCAAGTGTTAACCATGAGGTGCTTTGAACTGTACCTAAATATAGACAAGATGTTCAATGGATCCAGTCTCTCTCCAAAGATCTGTAACAACACTGCTAGAGCTAGAGCAAATTTATTCCTCAACAAAATAGATAGAAGAGGTCCTGGCAGACATGTAAAGAGATAGATGTGAGGAGGACTAAGGAATCCTTACTCTCTGCTGgaccagcaggtgtgtgttctcCAGGTCCTTTCTTTTAGCTGCACATTCacctgacagctgggacagctGAAAACCAGATAAAAGAACAAGTAGAGGTCACACAATGGAGCAGGAACCTGGAATCTGTGTTTCATGTGAAGTTAATGGCAGAGAGAGGTCTGGACCTGTGCTGCCATGGTCTTCATGGTGGGTTCCAGGTCTCTGAGTAGGTCAAAGCCTTGGTGGAAGAAGGTGAACTGAGCGTGGACGTAGGAGAACACCTGCCatcagacaaagacagacgtcAGTGCTGTAACCACTGAGGGACAGAGTCAGCTCCCTGAGGGGCTGGAGAACTCATCCCAGTCCATTCAGAGAATCAGGAAACTAGAAACATCATTTCCCCATGAGCAGTTTTACTAAAACagataaacaacaacagcaacactgaATATGCTAAAATAATTAACCTAATCTGGAGGAATCCAACCCTGGCCTGATGACAGCTTTGTAGTGAACACAGACATGAGACTGGCTCCTGAAAAGCTCACTTCCTGAAACGCTCCATCTAACTAGTGGCATCGCTACATAACAGCTGCACTCACGGAGTTTAAGATGTCGATCTTCTGCTGGGTCTTAAAAGTGTTGAGCTGAAAAACACCACACATGCAGAAAACATTCTTTTATTCAAATATGCACACGCTAAAGGTGCTTCCCACCACAGGGGCGCTGCTGATGGCGTGTGTACCTGCAGGCAGTAGTCCAGGGCAAAGTGTTGGTAGCATTTGCGTGTGGCGAGAAGCAGATGACTCGCTcgctcagcgtctgcagcttTGTGTCGAGACACCTGAGCATTTTTTGCCGCCGCCGTCTCCAGGTCCTCCCCGATCCGAACAAACTCCCTCCTGGTCTCCGCCAGCTGGGGAAGGAACCTCGGAGTCACAGAGAGGGTcagaaacacaataaatacCACCAACATGGTCAGGATTATTCAGTCTCTAAGATATAAAGCACTTTATATtagttcttttcctttttttcaaactcaataataaacaaataataaaaaggtgAGTGTTACTATTAGACTGGAGAAAACTActccctaaccctaacccactAAAAATGATGTCAGTGGGATAGACACCAGTGAACTAAGAAGTGCAATAACAACTTCAGTAAATATACTTATTTATGTTAAACATCTAAGgattaaaaccaaacaaaaacaacaatgtcCATCTGATCCAGGTTTAGACTGCTCTGAATTGTTTGACACAATTGGTTTGTTTTCCCATCACCAACATGGAGCTTGTTTAACATTTCTCTCTTCAGTCTGACCTGTGTTGGACTTACTGTGTGCAGAGGTTTGTCAGCTGTTGGCTGATGGCTCTCTGAGTCTGATCAAACAACATCTgaggaaaaaacagacacagatgaatACAGAAGTGCAACAACTGCAGGGTTCAGGTGATGCAGATGTGCTGAACGCTGAGCTGGTCAGCGAAAAGCTAAACTGGAACTGAGTTGTGCGTTTCAGTTGCAGACAGAAAAGAGCTTCTCAGCTGTCTTTTAATAAGATGCTTGTTTGTGAAAAACTAAACTGATGCAACTAATTTGAATAACTGTCAAGAATTGGTGCACTCACCGTGTGAAAGCTGACCATTTCCTGCAGGCCCAGGTTGAACTGGTTCAGACAGCTCTGTaagaggaaggaaacaggaCGTCAGTACCAACACACATCTATGAGTTAGTGAGTGTCCCACAGATCCACAACCACGTGTGCTTAAATGTACAAGAAATTATTTACAGCTCACACATGTGCAGTGTGGACATCAGAGGAGCTTGCAAtcctattactattactattcaTAAATATCACTAATGCAAATTTCACAAAAACTATGCAAatgtcacaaaaaacacaagtttGTATGTTTAAGAAAAAAGCTTGGGACTTTTcagaaaagaaaagctaaaaaaacgATACAGTAACTACTAGAAATGATATTGAGCTTCTAATGATAATTAGTAACAAACACCCTGCTAACTAGAAATGATCCTGTTATTATAAAGTGGTAATAGTAGTTTGGTAGTGGTGAAAGCAACAACTGATAGTTGTAAAAACGACT from Betta splendens chromosome 13, fBetSpl5.4, whole genome shotgun sequence includes:
- the LOC114867889 gene encoding protein IWS1 homolog isoform X3 — encoded protein: MDGEDDDFMSGTRFDDGGGTPVQDEHPASDGEEMRSDRHHSEDDGSNDEEGPHTMEASGAASGSDNEDHRRADSDSDGEAPRGHDGNDKSDSEVEAPRLEYSDDESPVKRRTGRSGSDNEDESPIRRRSSDYEDGEGLSPPKQRGNSSDMEEEGENRPKASADSESENEDAKPAVSPSYRSNADSDSDTETPGRRDSAQAAASEKEGEGGGSKWKSVMQSDSDDEEEETKKAAAGSDGEQQTQEQSEQKDDSDDEKPVKRKKAILSDSEDEDDEKRDKPVVKRSRAVSDDEDTDSDGASGGPDKSLAAKLRELGSASESEEDTAKAAAGEKDEKALFGSDSESGDGDEEEKMIADIFGESGDEEEEEFTGFNQEDLEAEKKETKEKQQMEEDSDSDEGVDRSGQDTSFMSDFDIMLAKRKAMNNRKRRHRDGGTFISDADDLVSAMITKMNEAAEEDRTLNSQKKPALKKLTLLPQVVMHLKKQDLKETFIDSGVMSAIKEWISPLPDKSLPALRIREELLRILQELPSVSQETLKHSGIGRAIMFLYKHPKESRSNKDLALKLINEWSRPIFGLTSNYKGMTREERQQRDLDQQMPQRRRLSSGGQTPRRDLEKQLTGEEKALRPGDPGFCARARVPMPSNKDYVVRPKWNVEVESNRGPMKKGLSRVDKQMRRFADIRRLTKTGHAVKISVEGNRMPL
- the LOC114867889 gene encoding protein IWS1 homolog isoform X4, with the translated sequence MDGEDDDFMSGTRFDDGGGTPVQDEHPASDGEEMRSDRHHSEDDGSNDEEGPHTMEASGAASGSDNEDHRRADSDSDGEAPRGHDGNDKSDSEVEAPRLEYSDDESPVKRRTGRSGSDNEDESPIRRRSSDYEDGEGLSPPKQRGNSSDMEEEGENRPKASADSESENEDAKPAVSPSYRSNADSDSDTETPGRRDSAQAAASEKEGEGGGSKWKSVMQSDSDDEEEETKKAAAGSDGEQQTQEQSEQKDDSDDEKPVKRKKAILSDSEDEDDEKRDKPVVKRSRAVSDDEDTDSDGASGGPDKSLAAKLRELGSASESEEDTAKAAAGEKDEKALFGSDSESGDGDEEEKMIADIFGESGDEEEEEFTGFNQEDLEAEKKETKEKQQMEEDSDSDEGVDRSGQDTSFMSDFDIMLAKRKAMNNRKRRHRDGGTFISDADDLVSAMITKMNEAAEEDRTLNSQKKPALKKLTLLPQVVMHLKKQDLKETFIDSGVMSAIKEWISPLPDKSLPALRIREELLRILQELPSVSQETLKHSGIGRAIMFLYKHPKESRSNKDLALKLINEWSRPIFGLTSNYKGMTREERQQRDLDQQMPQRRRLSSGGQTPRRDLEKQLTGEEKALRPGDPGFCARARVPMPSNKDYVVRPKWNVEVESNRSGYKKGISLLEKHKRRFAEERKMRRPQGAVKISIEGNRMPL